A genomic stretch from Pomacea canaliculata isolate SZHN2017 linkage group LG2, ASM307304v1, whole genome shotgun sequence includes:
- the LOC112554482 gene encoding uncharacterized protein LOC112554482 isoform X2: MRLRTGVKWQSPCLVCFISFLLSPLARAQEHNYIRLVDGRNPYEGRLEIFQDGVWLSVCLSYVSSHFGKVVCRQLGYPPDGAVLYYANSYGSAPGEILRKNISCNGQEASLSSCDISPREQNCDPRYTLGVSCDTGLSERQTVRLVNGTSQYEGRVEVFKAGVWGSVMERNYYSEQPLYNAIAVNVVCRILFGPSYGGSVVPQQEAILRFGVARRIPIQISYVTCEGNEQTLFNCSYSSPWSSETLEDSLAVVCKQVPDGCNWYRAEPSGTINSPGFPQGAVYSNNTDCVWTIVNKAGRIQLSFTNLQVNTSLTTSMNILRVIDSDAYSNLAYIQWPTTVATLQSSGNKLYVWLKAQSATKGIQFQASWDVPPCFQRLTNSGGYIQSPGYPNQYQPNLNCTYEIVKRKGVFISFSFYDFALGKQQGGVCRDVLQIFDGDSQTSPTVGGPLCGTTRPPVMRTSNVTSTLVLVRFMSDAINTSVETGFRIYYSQVEPDPIRPGNYTADVGSFKSPGYPNVYNDEEDVIWTITTKPYKTITLSFQDVQLLGFGLNYISVYDRVSGYTNIYNSGSVSPIISSGNNLEVKLRSSLDNGLNKFKASWTTECRQVFQSTNGVITSPNDQEYNTSSADCTYIIRQQAGYYIRIQFSSINFEKDATCRNYVEIRDGSTEFFPVLGEKYCGLSLPPPLTSTQNVVFIKFNTQIGNNYFNLGYSSHPKVCDKGLMTDSEGSFTSPGFPIGYPSNTYCVWTIKVDDNKATIDLTFDDFSVGSQGTQCQYAFVRVYDGAAVDANTVITTLCGTAVPPKLRSTGSSLTVVLNVFGSLVNANGFRATYSARRSNGGLPKGLYPYGVAANDGILGSSTQTIPLLEEEFPFGLIPQSTVNVGRNGILSFEKGTAWPWLDYSRHAICVYCTYISDEQSVYYHLYGIKDLEVLNKATYDVQEFTGSKRFQASMVFVVTWDRVKQYFPSVDFKPTDMGDATFQVALVSDSSESYALVQYRVGHMTWRYPGRWYSIQMGVAKGSLTTYRPNVYSGTELAYEMDTHFGNTGYKGYWVYELGKAPANYHKTCQDWFRRNKVLKDEREAGFAALPRCPCSRRGIFRAVINQWRFHRRDEQNYFECYMPNLARTGQFAPFGKECCYSTNPLKPDTLDMLITSPPFAGAALAFNPLVFAQEKLYDSEDRMPHVACCEHGTNKQCRQYYNLRPIGKCNPNPGIQWIPLYGEPLITTMDGREYLFNGLGEFTLVSLKTSNVTFTLQARTQRAELRPGTPTNGTVFTAVGAEENGVRVFLQIDPNTNTTLVVYAKDVDYTRRFVQEGDNFTVDDKSFMLHRDNDTCVVSFPSGISLQIYIRMKALVIGIAMPRNFRNLTKGLLGNFNGDPTDDFILPSGERLNNSLSERQIFNLFANKWLVDANNSVMRYEARMGPADFYRQDFQPVFLDEVDPSRLTEAKVLCGATNMPCIYDFLATGDRSFAFETSDLRNLSDILIQQSENTAPLAQVPELAYIIVGVPQVIVVTGVDPDVNDVLTYHLVDDQNQTLSINQSSGSVTVSLTSLKPIKIMVYVVDSQGAQSPVESIPIVACSGCLGHGTCNMSDTRDVLGDHDFQFAVCRCGPAWAGDNCELDRDGCSDSPCHPLRTCTDIPASRQGASDIGYTCSACPRGFFTKNHSSDCYDVDECLNSTLHDCNMLCINTYGSYECSCQEGYRLSTNGHSCTDINECVERTHDCQQICNNTAGGYQCECEAGYTYDSRTRSCIINSNESQVCRTSTCSQGCRVITDAANNNRPQCFCYLGYDLDPRDNATCVDRDECRDKVCDQVCNNTAGGFSCSCYDGFALNKDERTCSACPYLKYGPECRETCTCSGRSVACHPVRGCVCQDGWTGPTCMDDVDECVENPDVCGLNRACVNSRGSYSCVCRAGYALDSNGVCQDVNECTTDVPCKENEECTNNPGSYYCSCNQGYSKTNSTNCTDVDECSANRGDCQHDCVNVLGSFNCECKYGYRVNADRKTCTQVRETCVDPAKCIKAHGCVVNESNNDVCFCNSGYIINQNTQTCEDFNECETGLNKCSHTCSNTLGSFNCSCPMGMKLDNNKLTCSDCSAGTFGPNCSQVCACAAGAERCDPVSGCVCRQGWEGDKCDKDVDECQSVMSPANCTGQNVECVNTNGGYTCRCRQGFAADNNSVCQDIDECSEPVCDQHCNNTVGSFLCTCDAGFLLDAVTQTCKDVDECAALETNVCTQRCENTVGSYRCFCNGTGYSLNNDGFTCRDIDECANGLAKCSHTCSNSPGSFICNCPVGMKLDNDWMTCSTCPAGTFGPNCTQLCACAAGAERCDPVSGCVCRQGWEGDKCDKDVDECQLGILSANCRGENVQCINTNGGYTCRCLQGFAADNDSVCQDVDECSEPVCDQNCNNTISSFYCTCNDGFYLDAVMQKCRDEIEVQLVNGPNPYEGRVEILRDGVWLSVCHQYVSSNFGSVVCRQLNYPTDGSVLYYANSYGQAPGEILRKYINCTGEELSLSNCSFSSRDQSCDPRYTLGVSCDTGVSEVQTVRLVNGTSQYEGRVEVFKAGVWGSVTASRDLATRPLYSALAANIVCRTLFGANYSGSAVPQQEATMRFGSARSAIHMSSVRCQGDEQNLFNCIYDDVLASEIPETTLAVVCKQVPKGCNGYVAEPNGTITSPGFPEGAVYSSDTDCVWTIVNKAGWIRFSLTNIQIERRSTASLNILRVIDSDAYSNLAYIRRPTAVGALQSSGSTLYLWLKAQSETKGVQFQASWETPPCFQRLNRRKGYIQSPDFPNPYQANLSCTYEIVKQRGFRIRFSFKVFELGEQQDGVCQDVLQIFDGNSELSPIVGGPLCGPTPLSVLKTKNQNSTIVLVRFMSDAVATSAEKGYRIHYNQIKSGWIQLNNYTEESGTFTSPGYPDVYNGEEDVLWTITTKPYKTITLSFQDVRLGPCCRNKILVTEKPVHKRTEIKKSGPFSTIISGGKILRIKMVSAKKNLNKFKASWTTECRQVFQTSNGIINSPDDPDFNMSPADCTYIIKQQLGYYINIQFSSLNLEEDVMCRNYIEVHDGATEFSPLLGEKYCGLSLPPPLTSTQNVVLMKFNTQTGYNNFSLTYSSHSKECEKGLMTDSEGNFTSPGFPLGYPTNTYCVWTIKVDDDEAVIDLAFTDFSVGSQGPQCQNAFVRVYDGAVVDTSTVMTTLCGATFPQGLRSTRNSLTIVLNVFGSVVNATGFRATYTTTRLTADVE; the protein is encoded by the exons AGATGGCGCTGTTCTGTACTACGCCAACTCTTACGGTTCGGCTCCTGGCGAAATACTCAGGAAGAACATCAGCTGCAATGGACAAGAAGCTTCACTATCGAGCTGTGACATCTCGCCACGTGAACAGAACTGTGACCCTCGTTATACACTCGGAGTGAGCTGTGACACAG GACTATCAGAGAGGCAGACAGTTCGTCTTGTGAACGGCACGTCTCAGTATGAAGGTCGGGTAGAGGTTTTCAAAGCCGGTGTGTGGGGAAGTGTCATGGAGCGAAACTACTACTCAGAACAACCATTGTACAACGCCATTGCTGTGAACGTTGTTTGCAGAATTCTATTCGGGCCTAG CTATGGTGGATCAGTGGTGCCTCAACAAGAAGCCATTTTGCGATTCGGAGTCGCCAGGAGGATTCCCATACAAATCAGCTACGTTACATGTGAAGGAAACGAACAGACCCTGTTTAACTGCTCGTATTCTTCCCCATGGTCATCCGAAACACTCGAAGACAGTCTTGCTGTGGTGTGCAAACAAG TTCCTGACGGTTGCAACTGGTATAGAGCTGAGCCATCGGGAACCATCAACTCGCCTGGGTTCCCCCAAGGCGCAGTGTACAGCAATAACACGGACTGTGTGTGGACAATAGTCAACAAGGCAGGAAGGATTCAACTGTCTTTTACAAACCTTCAAGTCAACACCTCATTGACGACTTCAATGAACATACTCCGG GTGATAGACAGTGATGCTTACTCTAACCTAGCCTACATCCAGTGGCCCACTACAGTGGCAACATTGCAGTCCTCCGGAAACAAACTTTACGTTTGGCTCAAAGCTCAGTCTGCAACGAAAGGAATTCAGTTTCAGGCCTCTTGGG ACGTTCCACCCTGTTTTCAACGACTGACCAACTCGGGTGGTTATATCCAGTCACCAGGCTACCCAAACCAGTATCAGCCGAACCTGAACTGCACGTATGAAATTGTAAAGAGGAAAGGTGTTTTCATCAGCTTTTCGTTCTACGACTTCGCTCTGGGAAAACAACAAGGTGGTGTGTGTCGAGATGTTCTACAG ATATTTGATGGCGACTCGCAAACGTCACCGACTGTTGGAGGTCCGCTCTGTGGAACAACCCGCCCCCCTGTCATGAGGACCAGCAATGTGACATCTACATTAGTTCTCGTCAGATTCATGTCGGATGCTATCAACACATCTGTTGAGACAGGATTTCGCATATACTATTCTCAGGTGGAGCCAG ATCCGATCAGACCAGGTAACTACACTGCTGACGTCGGCAGTTTCAAGAGTCCCGGCTACCCTAACGTCTACAATGACGAAGAGGACGTCATCTGGACCATCACCACCAAGCCCTACAAGACCATCACACTCTCCTTTCAGGACGTTCAACTTTTGGGATTTGGTCTTAATTATATTTCA GTGTATGACAGGGTCAGTGGCTACACCAATATTTATAACTCGGGGTCCGTCTCGCCGATCATCAGTAGCGGAAACAACCTTGAAGTTAAATTACGCTCATCGCTGGACAATGGCCTTAACAAATTCAAGGCTTCTTGGACAACAG AATGTCGACAAGTATTCCAGAGTACCAATGGTGTCATTACCTCTCCTAATGATCAAGAATATAACACCTCATCAGCTGATTGCACTTACATCATAAGACAACAGGCAGGCTACTACATCAGGATACAATTTTCTtcaattaattttgaaaaagatgCGACCTGCAGGAATTATGTAGAG ATACGCGATGGTAGCACAGAGTTCTTCCCCGTGCTTGGTGAAAAGTACTGCGGGCTGTCACTTCCGCCACCTTTGACCTCCACTCAAAATGTGGTATTCATAAAGTTCAATACTCAAAttggaaataattatttcaatctGGGATACTCCTCCCATCCAAAAG TGTGCGACAAGGGTCTGATGACAGACAGCGAAGGAAGCTTCACATCGCCTGGCTTTCCTATTGGGTATCCCAGCAACACCTACTGCGTGTGGACGATCAAGGTGGACGACAACAAAGCCACCATCGACTTGACCTTTGACGACTTCTCTGTCGGCTCTCAAGGAACTCAATGCCAGTATGCTTTCGTCAGGGTCTACGATGGAGCAGCTGTGGATGCAAATACCGTTATCACCAC CTTGTGTGGGACTGCTGTGCCACCAAAGCTGAGGTCAACCGGAAGCAGTCTGACAGTCGTGCTGAACGTGTTCGGGTCACTGGTCAACGCTAACGGCTTCCGGGCGACCTACAGTGCGAGAAGATCAAATG GCGGGCTTCCAAAAG GCCTCTATCCATATGGCGTGGCTGCAAATGATGGGATCCTTGGATCATCGACACAAACAATACCTCTTCTAGAAGAGGAATTTCCGTTTGGACTGATTCCACAATCCACAGTCAAC GTTGGTCGGAATGGAATCTTATCCTTTGAAAAGGGAACCGCATGGCCATGGCTTGACTACTCACGCCATGCAATTTGTGTCTACTGCACCTACATCAGCGATgaacaaa gtGTGTACTACCATCTTTATGGTATCAAAGACCTCGAAGTGCTGAACAAAGCCACTTATGATGTCCAGGAGTTCACGGGGTCAAAACGCTTTCAAGCTAGCATGGTGTTTGTGGTCACGTGGGATCGCGTGAAACAGTACTTCCCGTCCGTCGACTTTAAACCGACTGAC ATGGGAGACGCCACGTTTCAAGTGGCTCTCGTCTCGGACTCATCAGAGTCTTACGCTCTGGTCCAGTACCGGGTGGGTCACATGACCTGGCGCTACCCAGGTCGCTGGTACAGCATTCAGATGGGAGTCGCCAAAGGATCACTAACTACATACCGTCCAAACGTTTACTCAGGCACTGAGCTGGCTTACGAAATGGACACACACTTTGGAAACACAG GATACAAAGGTTACTGGGTTTACGAGTTGGGAAAAGCTCCAGCCAACTATCACAAGACCTGTCAAGACTGGTTCCGCAGGAACAAAGTATTAAAAGACGAGCGAGAGGCAGGTTTTGCCGCCCTACCCAGGTGCCCCTGCTCCAGGAGAGGCATTTTCAGAGCTGTCATTAACCAGTGGAGGTTCCATCGCAGAGACGAACAGAACTACTTCGAGTGTTACATGCCGAACCTGGCTCGCACAGGACAGTTCGCTCCCTTCGGGAAG GAGTGTTGCTACTCGACCAACCCTCTGAAGCCAGACACACTTGACATGCTCATCACATCTCCACCTTTTGCCGGGGCGGCGCTGGCCTTTAACCCTTTAGTCTTCGCTCAAGAGAAGCTGTACGACTCTGAGGACAGGATGCCACACGTTGCTTGTTGTGAGCACgggacaaacaaacaatgtcgTCAGTACTACAATCTACGACCCATCGGAAAATGCAACCCGAATCCAGGGATACAATGGA TTCCCTTGTACGGTGAACCACTCATAACGACCATGGATGGGAGAGAGTACCTCTTTAATGGTCTAGGAGAGTTCACTCTGGTCAGTCTCAAAACCTCAAACGTCACTTTCACCCTTCAGGCCCGGACACAGAGGGCGGAGCTTCGGCCGGGAACGCCCACCAACGGGACTGTCTTTACGGCGGTCGGGGCGGAGGAGAACGGAGTGAGGGTCTTCCTGCAGATCGACCCCAACACTAACACCA cgcTGGTGGTCTACGCTAAGGATGTCGACTACACCAGGCGCTTTGTGCAAGAGGGAGACAACTTTACTGTGGACGACAAAAGTTTTATGTTACATCGAGATAACGACACGTGTGTTGTCAGCTTCCCGTCTG gCATAAGCCTTCAGATTTACATCCGCATGAAAGCCCTAGTGATTGGGATAGCCATGCCTCGCAACTTCCGAAACTTGACGAAAGGGCTGCTGGGAAATTTCAATGGAGACCCCACGGACGACTTTATTCTGCCCAGTGGCGAGCGTCTAAACAACAGTTTGAGCGAGCGCCAGATCTTCAACTTGTTTGCCAACAAAT GGCTGGTCGACGCCAACAACAGCGTCATGCGATACGAGGCCAGAATGGGTCCAGCGGACTTCTATCGCCAAGACTTTCAACCTGTCTTCCTGGACGAGGTGGACCCGTCTCGACTAACAGAAGCCAAGGTTCTGTGTGGCGCCACCAACATGCCCTGCATCTACGACTTCCTGGCCACCGGAGACCGAAGCTTTGCTTTTGAGACATCGGACTTGCGCAACCTGTCGGACATCCTCATCCAGCAGAGTG AGAATACAGCACCCCTCGCTCAGGTGCCTGAACTTGCTTACATCATCGTAGGCGTTCCTCAGGTGATTGTCGTTACTGGCGTTGATCCTGACGTCAACGATGTATTAACATACCACCTTGTCGATGACCAGAATCAAACTTTGAGCATCAACCAATCCTCTGGTTCAGTTACCGTCAGCCTTACGTCATTAAAACCCATCAAAATCAT GGTCTACGTTGTGGACTCACAGGGCGCTCAGTCTCCTGTAGAGTCCATTCCAATCGTCGCCTGCTCCGGGTGTTTAGGTCACGGTACGTGCAACATGTCGGACACTAGAGACGTGCTGGGTGACCACGACTTCCAGTTCGCCGTCTGTCGGTGCGGACCGGCCTGGGCGGGAGACAACTGCGAACTGGACAGAGACGGGTGCAGTGACAGCCCTTGCCACCCGCTTCGAACCTGCACAGACATACCAGCCAGTCGACAAGGTGCCAGTGATATCGGGTACACATGCAGCGCGTGTCCTAGAGGGTTCTTTACGAAGAACCACTCCAGTGATTGCTACGATGTAGACGAATGTCTTAATAGTACTCTACATGATTGCAACATGCTGTGCATCAACACGTACGGCAGTTACGAATGTTCCTGTCAGGAAGGCTATCGTCTGAGCACTAACGGCCATTCCTGTACTGACATCAACGAATGTGTGGAGAGAACTCACGACTGTCAGCAGATCTGTAACAACACTGCTGGCGGCTACCAGTGCGAGTGCGAGGCAGGTTACACCTACGACAGCAGAACGAGGTCCTGTATCATAAATTCCAATGAATCCCAGGTTTGCAGGACCAGTACCTGTTCTCAGGGCTGCAGAGTGATCACGGATGCTGCAAACAACAACCGACCGCAGTGTTTCTGTTACCTGGGTTACGACCTGGACCCCAGAGACAACGCCACGTGCGTGGACCGCGATGAATGTCGGGACAAAGTGTGTGACCAGGTGTGTAACAACACGGCGGGCGGCTTCTCCTGCTCCTGCTACGACGGCTTCGCCCTGAACAAGGATGAGCGCACGTGCTCGGCCTGCCCGTATCTCAAGTACGGCCCCGAGTGTCGCGAGACGTGCACGTGCAGTGGCAGGAGCGTAGCGTGTCATCCTGTACGGGGCTGCGTCTGTCAGGACGGCTGGACTGGCCCCACGTGCATGGATGACGTGGACGAGTGTGTAGAGAACCCGGATGTGTGTGGTCTTAATCGGGCATGCGTCAACAGTAGGGGATCTTACTCTTGTGTTTGTCGAGCGGGCTATGCTTTGGACAGTAATGGAGTTTGTCAAG ACGTTAATGAGTGCACAACAGACGTCCCGTGTAAAGAAAATGAGGAATGTACCAACAACCCGGGCAGCTACTACTGCAGCTGTAATCAAGGATACAGCAAGACAAATTCAACAAATTGCACAG ATGTTGACGAGTGTTCCGCCAACCGAGGAGACTGCCAGCACGACTGTGTCAACGTCCTCGGCTCCTTCAACTGCGAGTGTAAATACGGCTACAGAGTCAACGCTGACCGCAAGACCTGTACTCAAG TACGAGAAACTTGCGTTGATCCAGCAAAGTGCATCAAAGCCCACGGCTGTGTTGTTAACGAAAGCAACAACGACGTGTGTTTCTGTAACAGCGGCTATATAATCAACCAGAATACGCAGACCTGTGAAG ACTTTAATGAATGCGAGACGGGGTTGAACAAGTGTTCCCACACCTGTAGTAATACACTGGGTAGTTTCAACTGCAGCTGCCCTATGGGAATGAAGTTGGACAATAACAAGCTAACGTGTTCCG ACTGCTCAGCTGGTACGTTCGGACCTAACTGCTCTCaggtgtgcgcatgcgcagccgGGGCAGAACGCTGTGACCCTGTTTCCGGTTGCGTGTGTCGTCAAGGTTGGGAAGGTGACAAATGTGACAAAGATGTTGATGAGTGTCAGTCAGTGATGTCGCCTGCTAACTGTACAGGACAGAACGTAGAATGTGTCAACACTAATGGAGGCTACACGTGCAGGTGTCGTCAGGGATTCGCTGCGGACAACAACAGCGTGTGTCAAG ATATTGATGAATGTTCCGAGCCCGTCTGTGACCAGCACTGCAACAACACCGTTGGTAGCTTCCTCTGCACCTGTGATGCCGGCTTTCTCTTGGACGcagtcacacagacatgcaaag ATGTGGACGAATGCGCGGCCCTGGAGACAAATGTTTGCACTCAACGATGTGAAAACACGGTTGGCTCCTACCGCTGTTTCTGTAATGGAACAGGATACAGCCTCAACAACGACGGCTTCACGTGCAGAG ACATTGATGAATGCGCGAATGGACTGGCTAAGTGTTCTCACACTTGTAGTAACAGCCCTGGTAGCTTCATCTGCAACTGTCCCGTTGGAATGAAGCTTGATAACGACTGGATGACGTGCTCAA CCTGTCCCGCGGGGACGTTTGGACCTAACTGCACTCaattgtgcgcatgcgcagccgGGGCAGAGCGCTGTGACCCTGTTTCCGGTTGTGTGTGTCGTCAAGGTTGGGAAGGTGACAAGTGTGACAAAGATGTTGATGAGTGCCAGTTAGGAATCTTGTCTGCTAACTGTAGAGGAGAGAACGTACAATGTATCAACACTAACGGAGGCTACACGTGCAGGTGTCTTCAGGGATTCGCTGCTGACAACGACAGCGTGTGTCAAG ATGTTGACGAATGTTCCGAGCCAGTGTGTGACCAGAACTGCAACAACACCATCAGCAGCTTCTACTGCACCTGTAACGATGGCTTCTACTTGGACGCAGTCATGCAAAAATGCAGAG ACGAAATTGAGGTGCAACTTGTCAACGGACCTAACCCGTATGAAGGACGAGTAGAAATCTTGAGGGATGGAGTCTGGCTGAGTGTCTGCCATCAGTATGTCTCAAGTAATTTTGGGAGTGTCGTCTGCAGACAGTTAAACTATCCAAC CGATGGCTCGGTTCTGTACTACGCCAACTCTTACGGCCAAGCTCCGGGTGAAATACTCAGAAAGTACATCAACTGTACCGGGGAAGAACTGTCGCTGTCGAACTGTAGTTtctcatcacgtgaccagagctGTGACCCTCGATATACACTTGGAGTCAGCTGTGACACAG GTGTGTCGGAGGTGCAGACAGTTCGCCTTGTCAACGGAACCTCTCAGTACGAGGGTCGGGTAGAGGTCTTCAAAGCGGGTGTGTGGGGCTCTGTCACAGCAAGTAGAGACCTGGCGACACGACCCTTGTACAGCGCTCTTGCTGCCAACATTGTCTGCAGAACTTTGTTTGGAGCCAA TTACAGCGGGTCAGCTGTGCCTCAGCAAGAAGCGACAATGCGATTTGGATCCGCAAGGTCTGCCATACACATGAGCAGCGTGCGATGTCAAGGAGATGAGCAAAACCTTTTTAACTGCATTTATGATGATGTACTGGCGTCCGAAATACCCGAAACCACTCTTGCTGTAGTATGTAAACAAG ttCCTAAAGGTTGCAATGGGTATGTTGCCGAACCAAATGGAACCATCACCTCGCCTGGTTTTCCCGAAGGAGCAGTGTACAGCAGTGACACAGATTGTGTGTGGACGATTGTCAACAAGGCAGGATGGATTCGATTTTCTTTAACAAACATTCAGATAGAAAGGAGGTCCACTGCTTCATTGAACATACTTCGG gTCATTGACAGTGATGCTTACTCCAACTTGGCCTACATACGGAGACCCACTGCAGTGGGTGCATTGCAGTCCTCTGGAAGTACACTATATCTGTGGCTGAAAGCTCAATCTGAAACGAAAGGAGTTCAGTTTCAGGCTTCTTGGG AGACTCCACCCTGTTTTCAACGACTGAACAGGAGGAAGGGCTACATACAGTCGCCAGATTTTCCAAACCCGTATCAAGCAAACCTGAGCTGCACGTATGAAATTGTGAAACAAAGAGGCTTCAGGATTCGTTTCTCATTCAAAGTTTTTGAATTGGGAGAACAGCAAGATGGTGTGTGTCAAGATGTTCTACAG ATATTTGACGGAAACTCTGAATTATCACCCATTGTTGGAGGCCCACTTTGTGGACCAACGCCCCTGTCTGTTCTGAAGACCAAAAACCAGAACTCCACAATAGTATTAGTCAGGTTCATGTCCGATGCTGTCGCCACGTCTGCTGAGAAAGGATATCGGATACATTACAATCAGATAAAATCAG GTTGGATTCAGCTTAATAATTACACTGAAGAAAGCGGTACCTTCACATCCCCCGGCTACCCCGACGTATACAACGGTGAAGAGGACGTCCTCTGGACCATCACTACAAAGCCCTACAAGACCATCACACTCTCCTTCCAGGACGTTCGGCTTGGGCCATGCtgtagaaacaaaatatta GTGACCGAGAAACCTGTCCACAAGCgtactgaaattaaaaagtctGGGCCATTTTCAACAATCATCAGTGGCGGAAAAATACTCCGAATTAAAATGGTTTCTGCAAAGAAAAACTTGAATAAATTCAAGGCTTCCTGGACAACAG AGTGTCGACAGGTCTTCCAGACTTCCAATGGAATCATTAACTCCCCTGATGATCCAGATTTTAACATGTCACCAGCTGACTGCACTTACATCATTAAACAACAACTAGGCTACTACATAAACATACAATTCTCCTCCCTGAATTTAGAAGAGGATGTAATGTGCAGAAACTACATTGAA GTACACGACGGTGCCACAGAGTTTTCCCCCTTGCTTGGTGAAAAGTACTGCGGTCTGTCACTTCCGCCACCTTTGACCTCCACACAAAACGTAGTGTTAATGAAGTTCAACACTCAGACAGGATACAACAACTTCAGTTTGACGTACTCTTCGCATTCAAAAG aaTGCGAAAAGGGTCTGATGACGGACAGTGAGGGAAACTTCACGTCACCTGGCTTTCCTCTTGGGTATCCTACCAACACCTACTGTGTGTGGACCATAAAGGTGGATGACGACGAGGCTGTTATCGACTTGGCGTTCACTGATTTCTCTGTCGGCTCTCAAGGACCGCAATGCCAGAATGCTTTTGTCAGAGTCTACGATGGCGCAGTCGTGGACACAAGTACCGTTATGACCAC CCTGTGCGGGGCTACCTTCCCACAAGGGCTGAGGTCAACCAGAAACAGTCTGACAATCGTGCTGAATGTCTTTGGGTCAGTGGTTAACGCCACGGGCTTCCGGGCGACTTACACCACGACACGACTTACAG CGGACGTGGAGTGA